Sequence from the Macrobrachium rosenbergii isolate ZJJX-2024 chromosome 26, ASM4041242v1, whole genome shotgun sequence genome:
CGACAAAGTTTTACTCACAGTgcatttttaaagtgttttgattgtggaatggaatacagtatagagcttaggccaaaggtcaagcagtgggacctatgaggtcattcagtgctggaaaggaaattgagagtaggtaggtctgaaaggtgtaacaggaggaaaatctcgcagttacactatgaaataattgttaggagaggctggatagcaagatgtGAGCTTCCTAATGATATAATCCTTCATGTTTCTGGCATATAGAGGGCAAAACTATACTGGAGTGCATGCTTGCATGCCTCGTCTTGATGATGAATGCTCAGGGTTTTTATAAGCAGTTCTGCTAAGTTTCTGCTTAGCAGAACTTCTCCTTCACCTTTGGACCACAAGTGCTTCTCCCAAGAAAAAACTTACTGCTCATGACAGGCATGGCTACCTTCAGAAAGATCAACTTCTaatcttatcattttctttcctctcttatcCTTTGATATCTCCATTCTGCTTAGTTTTGCTCTCCCTCCTAAATTGCAAATCAGATAATATATGATAACACCACCACAAAACACACAGACAACCAAAAACACAACACAACCAGTAGGAAGGTATCACAGGCTTAGGACAAAAACCGGTTTGGGGAAAGGAGAGCAAAAGCGAACGTCCGCTCTCCAAGGCggttgaagaaagactgaatgcGTCACGAGGTTCTAGCTGGGTCTCTGACCCACCTCCACTCATCTGCGTATCAGATGCCACAAATTCCTTGCATATACgattttttatagcttttaaacCGGTTTCCAGAAGATTTGTTCTGCGTATGAACgaacacatttttcatataaacccgTAACCATACTTCCTTCCCAATTTGCTCGTCTACCTCTAGTGGGCAACTGACACAAGTGGTTGCAACTGGGATCCTTTGCACGGACGACAGATAGTGCTATATGAGAAATGGGTttgtctgaaaaatattttttgggttaTAAAGACATTCCTGAGTTAAGTATGAATGATTTGGCTATTAAAGAAGGTAGAAAGACTCAATTCAAACCATAAACACTTCCTTCAGAGAAAGTGTACTTTCCCGTAAGCGAATGAAAGCCTAATATGCTTACAGGAACCCTGAGCAATACAAATACTGTAAGTTGTCCGAAAGCTGTGTataatgataatttacaaaaatgataagaaagtataaataattaaatgtaactGGTTTTGAATACTTAGCATTAGCAATCAACTTGAACTCATTTCCTATTTATGCTCTGCCATAAAATTCTTTCTGAGCATCAAAGAGACTGACCTAAGGAAATTCTGTCTccatttttaacttttacaatAAAACCTCACTCTAGCGATCATATAGGCAATCATTTTCAATAGCACCATTCATGGAAACATTTACTTTCATGAGGTCTGCAAATACTTGCCTATACGGTAATCACTTAAGAGACAGGGGTTTAGTCCGTAACACTGACTTCAAGAAGCTACCTTAAAGAATCATTGCTTATGAGGAGAGAAACTCTTAACTCTAGATCTCAAAgcctttattgaaaaattaatagcTGTAATAAATCTAACACATAAATTTATCTAAGCAAGTTGGTGAAATCTTAATTATATCaaaaaagcaacacaaagaaCAGTTAATCCTACATCGTAAAAGTTACTCctatttcttctgcttcttcttctctgcctcctcctctttctccttttcgaTCTCTGTGACAATCTTTTCCAAACTGGCAATGTCCAGCATCTGTAGAGAagaagaaatggttttcttatttAATCACGAACATGTTTTAAAAACGCTGGCCTTTCCTCGCTATCTTGATTATAAACCAAGCTGCTCAATCCCAACTACCTGTACGGTATGTTTTGTTACCATCCTTCTAGTAAGGATATAAGCAatagcatttatgaaaaaatgaagtttCCTGCCCCTGAAAAATGACTGCTTTTTAGCGATTATTCTTTTATGAACATGAGAAATAGGATACATGAGACATCACCCTACctacaaacattcagatacaaacaaattGGATCGCAAATTACAATTGCATTTCGAGCACTCCTGTTTGCCACCCATACGTTCAAATTGTGTTTTGCACGCCTATTCTGTAcacacagtactgtatgtacaatgTATTGTTTTTGCACGCTATTCTGTAcacacagtactgtatgtacaatgTATTGTCTTTcaagatgaaaaaatgtacagtactgtattgattttataccATACTtgacttaaataggcatgaagagtacagtaaccaacttgcaaaaaattcaacatacaaatgGCTGTCCTGAAAGTTACTCGTTTGTAAGTAAGGTGGTGTCTGTACTGTAACAATGGATCCACTAGCAATATGCTCAGGATCTCTTCCCATACATGTCGATGGGAAGGGGATGATGGGCAACAATCTACTGGAACCAAGTCAGCATTTTCCACAATGTGTACCTAATGGTGCTGCACACCATATTTCTAAGTAGCCTGAAAAATCCATTGCAAAAGTTGGGCTAGAACTTTTACGATAGCACAGGATAGTGGTATTCAAATGCATGTTTATGAGGAAccataaaatgtaagaaaactattgataaatGCATTATTTGAGtcatttttaaaaacacaaatgTCTGTTATACAGGAAACTGGGTGTTTGAAGTGGCACATAgcctgtgggaggactgaaaccaccaatctttaactttaaactttaataatgtacagtaatactttgaaaataaatactttttatgtCAATACAAGCAACAAATATCCAGGATGCCTCACAAGTCTTACTGAAAGCCCTCAATAAAAGTGTTTGGAGCTGTTGACAGCTGCCCTTTCCCATAATACCAAAGTCCCCATTTCCCTTTTTGTGTAACAACAATGATTGCAAACACAACACCGAAGCACTTAAATTTTGTTCCCTGTGATGTCACCCTAAAGTCTGAAGCTTTATTTCCAAAGATGACAATAATGTCATATAATTTTGCAAGTTGCACTTCACCTGTGTTTGAAGAAGGAATCTTGCATGTCATGAATCTGATCTTTCCAACACTGATTTCACATATGGCACAATCATCCAAGACACCCTGTTTTGCAAATTTGGTCATGCATTTCATCTactatacataaaaagaaaatgaaggacaaaaaaaaaaaagaaattagatgtCAGCGACAAAAGATATTTGACGACAGATGAAACGTAGACAAAAAGTAAACCTACCTTCATTGGTTCATTTGGCTTCATGATTGCCACTTCTACGTTCTTAGCACCTGACTGAACCACTTCTAAAAGGGCACGTACAACAAGCTTTATGGCTCCTTCTTCAGTGGACACCGCATCGTCAGAGTAATGTTTCTCAAGAAACTCTCGCACCGTTTTTGCACTGCGGCCGGTGGCATTAGCCTGAAAGTTGAGGGCTACATTAAATGACGAACAGAAATGACTATATATCAAGGATGCACAAAATGACTTATTCCTTATTAAAACGAGACACAAAATCTTTAGATAATTCTTTTAACATAATAGaaaatttgctttcttttaatgaaaagaaaagaatgagtaATCACCTGCCACTCTGTGTATGTTCCAGATGGGTCTGTCAGGTATAAGTGAGGGGTCCCATCCATGTCGAATCCTGCAATAAGGCACGATGTACCGAACGGTCTTCGTCCATTGCTCTGAGTATATTTCTGCTTCAGTGTAGCAATATATCtgtaaaatggaaagaatgaagtgtTTTCTCTTCTAATATGGAAAGAAGAATTAAGTGTTTCCTCCTCTTAGATGCAAAGAATGAAGTGCTTTCTCTTGCATTAGGTTTTTCAAAATCAGTTCGCAGTTTACAGAATTAGCAGAGCttcccacacacactcacagtatGTACCTCTAATAATGTTTAATAGACCTCCACACTTCAGGTTGTTAGGTTCATTAATAcaagctgaagactgcttcaccCACCAATACCAGAATTACCACTGTTCTAAAATTCCATaaccagaaatgaagaaaaaatctctAAATCTTGATTAAACCTTAGAAAATGTTGCAAAACTGTGTCAATCTCATTTAACGTCAAGATTTCAGTTTGGTTCAGCTCCAAGATGTCAATCCGATTCAATTTGCAAAGAAAGTTAAttacagaaagtaaaattttcttgCCAATTCTTTCCATATCTGAGCAACTAGGTTGAATTTAATCGGCACAGAACATGAGTTATTCTAAGACAAAGTCTGAAGAAGCATTTTACTGAAtcataatttccaaatattttgtgaaatgttATCCAAAAACTTTATAAAAGGTAACAACTACAAATTGTCAGTTATCTTAGAGCGCATCTTACAATTTTCTGGTATGTTCTACACTgcagtcaaaccaaaatgattaCGAACACAGTCgacccacgaatagctaaaatccgcaaatacttgacacccctctaaaaacacatataactgcctattttgatatttcaaacaccaaaaaaaccactaaaaatgcttatacccaagtattttaatagttttatcacaaaaaaagtgcatttagtctcgaaaatatgaaaatacagtaattagtgagtatttctctatgaaaaataccgcaaatagaCAAAGTTCCTGCAATGAGGTGTATTtattttccacagaaaaatccccgaataggtgaagccgcaaatccGTAAACATGAACAGGTGGGGTCTACCGTATGTAGTACATTTTAGACATTGCCACATTTCCCAAATCTGAATCATAACACCCTGACCTAAACCGGGATATTGTGTAGATGTGGCAGGAATGTTGCCACGTCTTCCTTATGCCAGGTCAGAATGGGTAAACAGCTTGACACTGATGTTCTGCATTTCTAATACTAAAGACGTAAAATGAAAAAGGCTGAAATCTGATGACAGGTAAAGGatgatttacagtaaaaaaaaatattacagtaaatgaaGAATTGATATACATTAAATTGTTTGATAACATGATAGGATAAGAATGATTTTctaatcatctaaatgaattatattaatGCCCAATATCTAACCCTGAATCACTGTCAGCCTTGTCCCCGTAATGGTCTCTTCTGGAGAGCCCGTGGGAGGGATAAGTAGGATTTTATGACTGAATTAAAGAACCCCAGATTGAGagatgcagattaactgtagtcggattataagtcaggaagaagtttgacaatgtagctaatgacagccatgttcgcagtcatttttgttttactataaatatatgtaaacatataaactTTGATTCTTAATCACTCTTGCCTGGGGACACACTTCTTAAATCGGgtaaaaatctgataaaatccTTAACTTTTCAACTGAACATGCAACACGAAGTGATTACAAATACAGAAGTCCAAAAATTACAAATTCCTACGGACGGGCAGTCAAAGTGGAGAGTCAAAACGCTGCACACACAGAATCCACTGGCTTCTTAATAGTTCTTGAATTTGCAAAACTGATTTCTTAAACTTTTCCCACTTCTACTCAGACCCCTTTTTAGCACATACGGGATATCCTGTCTACTGAAGTCTCAacagaaaagtaaaggaaaaccataaaatactctattgaaaatataaaaaaatctttcactgtAATCACATTAAAAACTTCCACTGAATATAATGCAGTAGAATCACAAGTTAGAGGGCTGagtttatattaaaagaaaaatcttttcggACATCTCAACTCGTTGACAGTAAACTCAAAACTCGATGCAGTGTTGATTAAAAGTGATTTCCTTGAAATTATAGTGCCATTAGTACATGAATAATGCGTAAAATCTAATACCATCCTTATAAACAGTTAAAAACAATTACTCTTTACAATGTTATGGCTGCTATAATTCCTACTAACCAATAGAGGTACAGGAAAACTATACCATTAGCTCCCCACTAGCATCTAACAATTACTCCACGTAGGGgggttaatgccatcagtgctcttcatgcggtgcactgtaggtattacttacggttctttgcaacgtcccttcgggccctagctgcaacccctttcgttcctattgctgtaccttcattcataatctctttttttcatcttactttccaccctctcctaacaactgattcatagcgcaactgctttgaggttttcctcctgttacacctttcaaacctttttacagtcaatttaaagttttagcgttgaatgacctactaggtcccagtgcttggtctttggcctaaattctatattctctattCTGACATTTACCTGGTAATATATTCTAAGGTTACTGGATCTTCAACAGTCAATTTGTGAGACTGGCACTCCACACGTGCTCTGTTCACGAGGATACGGGCATCAGCTGTCAACCCTGGAAAAAGGAAATCATTAGACTCAACATTATTGGAGTATATGATACACCAGGGAAATGGTTTCAAGATCTGGATTTTTTCTATAAACCACTGTGCTCTGCTAAAAATATTGGTATTAATAATGTCAGAATGGTAGCTGCAAGCAATCTTGTTCTAACAACTTTAATCTGATAGAGCAAAATTATTACAAGGGACCTGTAGTTCAACAAAAGTCACCATGCAACATTCCTCGACCCTCGTAGGACACCAAAATTATTTATCTTGCATTATAGACGAAGACACaccaaaattatttatcatacattatAGACGAAGACAccaaaattatttatcttacatTATAGGTGAAAATTGAAGCAATGAACAGGTAAAATAAGTTGGTAGCTAGCTCAAATTTTCTCTTAATGTACACAAGCTTAAATCTGTGATATCAAGCAAAGAAATGCCACACATCTCTTACCAGCAAAAGCCAGAAGTACGTGGTCATCGAGCAgacaaatttttcttacagtccGTTCTTCTTGTAGTTTGGGAACAGATTTCTTCTCTACACAAAGAACCACAACATCTTTGCCTTTCACGCCAacctggaaaacaaaacaaattacaatcggtgaatatgagagagagagagagagagagagagagagagagagagagagagagagagagagagagagagagagagagagagagagagagagagagagagagagagaatatgttaagCCTCATTTTATCCACAGGCAGTCCCCAAGTTACTACAGATATCTGTTCCTACAGCTTGCTGTAAGTCGAACTTCGGCGTAGGTCGAGACCATCGTAAACTGAGAACTGTCTTATACAGTTAGCAGGAATATGTTGACACTCTAGCCAAGAATTCTTGATGATTAGGAGTTTTAGCAATCAGAGGACCTACGTTATAAACAATGTTCAAGTAGTACTGATAATCCTGGATGTCTGGAAATGGTGGCCAAAAAGGTATTTCAAAGGACCTTTATTAGTGTTTAAAATGCCCAATGCACACAATACCTGTTTAGACATCTTCCTTGAACCTTCAAGAGTAACTTCCATTAACCTCTGTATATCAAGGACTAGTGTGTGCTACTCCATTGCAGAGTATGTCTCAATATTTGTCACAACACTCACTATCTAAAATCTCACTGATGGCATTACTCATGCCCTACCTAACTTTCAAAGAGACAACAGCACTTTAATATGTATTGTTTCCTTAGTCTACATTGCTTAATGTACCTCTATTGactatttttgtagattttctcaTTCTTAACATAGGAACATTCTATACCATATCTGTTATAAAGCTTTAGCTAAAGGATCCAAAGAAATTACTTTGTACTGCCGCCACCTCCACGTCATCCTCGGTCAAGATGCAAAACCTGTCAGTTCCCTTGCTAAGATGTAGCCCCACTGCCTATGGAGGACTATTTAGTCAGGGGCTAAGGGACATTCTCGCTCGCAAAACAAGAAATGGAGTAATTGCCGATGTGTTTGCTTCACTTTTGATTGGTCTTCTTGCTAAAGATAGCAGCTCTACATAATTGAGAACTGGAGAGTATGGCAACAGCAATTTTTACAGTAGCAGAGAGAGTGCTTGTTGACATTGCTCAGGCAGATAGGGAAGTAAGTTATTATAGTAACACAGACCTTGAGCTAATGACAACTTGCTTGTCACACCGAACCACGAATCTTGTCCACTTTCCATGGCAATGGGCCAAGGTAGAGAACTGTTGGTGATGGCTGCTGCATCAGCTATTGAAAAGCCATTCTCCCTGAGTTTACGAGTAATAATGGCCATACATGAAAATAAGTGACTGGATAACAGTAAAATGGGTGGAAGTGGGGCTACTTCTGAAGACCTCTCCAAACGGAAAGAAGTATGAGATAGTCTACAATGTGATCTAGAAGGTCTGGGAGCCTCCCTTGCTGTAACCAAAAGGGGACATTAGAATAATCTGAGCAGACTGTCCACTGTCTAAGCCACCAGATCTGACTGCAGAGAACAGTACATTAAAACAATTTGACAAAAAGATTCAGCACGGGTTAACTCACACTTTCAAacttaaaacaaatttctgaacCACTACACTACAAGGTTTCAAAATCCATTGAGGaagaacaattttatttatttttgcctcgCAAACATTCTAGAGCAGAGACCAAACCAACGATAGGATCTCATGAGCCCTGCTGAGAGCATTTGGCATGACGTTTGAACTCGGGAAATGAACCGAGGCATGATGGTGATCTCGTGACATTCTGCACAAGCGAAGATCTCGACCATATCCCTCCCTGGTTTTGTAAGCAAGCTATGGTGGCGTGCTGTCAGCCATGGCCCAGACACAGCAATCCAACAAGAGAATCGCAAATGATTAGAGGACTAAGAAGACACCCTACGGTTCCCATTAGTTTGTGTCTGTGACCGTTTTCCCTGCTCCATAACCCTTTTGCTGGAGACTCCAACAAGTGGGTGCCCTGGCTTACATACAAAACATTGGAAAACATCAGCCACTAACAAAGATTGTGGGATTGTGGAGATGACTGTAAGGAACCAGGTTCTCCAAAGATACCAGATGACCTAACCAAATCTGCCAAGACTTAGCTGTAGGTCAAGGGGAAAGCAGGCAACATGCAGGAAGAAAGCAAACACTTGACACTCTAAGAATAACAAgctaaaaatgcgccgaagtttccttggcgcaatcaagttttctgttcagccgctacagtgtatcagcaaggccaccgaaaatagatttatctttcggtggtcttggtataatgctgtatgagccgcgaaccatggaactttaaccacggcccagtggtggcctatcctatatcactgccagaagcacgattatggctaactttaaccttaaataaaataaatctactgaggttagaggactgcaatttggaatgtttgatgattggagggtggatgatcaatataccaatttgcagccctctagcctcagtagtttttaagatctgagggcgggcagaaaaagtgtggacagaaaaaagtgcggatggacaaagccggcacaa
This genomic interval carries:
- the Prosalpha4 gene encoding proteasome subunit alpha type-7, with the translated sequence MSGSSYDRAITVFSPDGHLFQVEYAQEAVKKGSTAVGVKGKDVVVLCVEKKSVPKLQEERTVRKICLLDDHVLLAFAGLTADARILVNRARVECQSHKLTVEDPVTLEYITRYIATLKQKYTQSNGRRPFGTSCLIAGFDMDGTPHLYLTDPSGTYTEWQANATGRSAKTVREFLEKHYSDDAVSTEEGAIKLVVRALLEVVQSGAKNVEVAIMKPNEPMKMLDIASLEKIVTEIEKEKEEEAEKKKQKK